CCTGGGAATTAGGGAGGCAAACTTTTCTGTACTCCGTAATACGCTGGTGCCTTCTATACTGGTGGAGGTGGCCTTTATTTCTAATCCGGAAGAAGAAAGACTTCTGACCGACCCCGAATTCCGCAGCAGGGCAGCACGAGGGATAGCTAAGGGGATAGAATTATATCTGTTGGAGTTTACCCGGTAATTTTTAAGCAAATGGTTCTATTTTCGGCATTTACTTTTCGTTGACAGGATATTGGCCTGTTGCTACAATGATGGGAGTATTAGCAGAATTCGGTGGTAGTTGAGATGACGTGGACTTTAGTTTTGGGGTATTTATTGATATTTTTAGCCAGGGTTACTGATGTTACCCTTGGTACGTTAAGAATGCTGTTACTGGTTCGAGGGCAACGGCTGGTAGCAGCGTTTATTGGTTTTTGGGAGGTCATAATTTATATTTTTGCCCTGAAAGCAGTGGTTGGACAACTGGACCAACCTTTCAGTTTGTTTTTTTATGCACTCGGTTTTGCTACCGGCAACATGGCTGGCAGCTTAGTGGAAGCTAAATTGGCTATCGGATATTTAACTGTGCAAGTAATAACCTTGTCTCGGCCAATAGAATTGACTATGAAGCTAAGAGAAGAAGGATTTGGCGTTACCGTCTGGGAAGGCGAGGGAAGAGAAGGAAAACATCACATCTTGAATATTATCCTGTGCCGTAAACATTTGGCTAAGCTTCTCGATATTATTAATAATTGGGATGAAAAGGCTTTTATTACTGTTTTTGATAATCGTTCTATTCAGGGTGGTTTTATCAGAAGAAAAGGTAAATAGAATTGAATTAAATATTTAGGGGTTAATATATTTTATTAAAGGGAATATCGATATATTTTTCTTAAATTAGGAGTGGTCTCAGAATGCCACTCTTTTCCTGCGTTATTAACGATCCAAAAAAGTCTTAGTGGGAGTTGAAAAATTTGAGCTATGATCATCCGATAGGTGTTTTTGATTCCGGCGTAGGTGGTTTGACCGTATTTCAGGAGATACTCAAACAATTACCTAGGGAAAGGGTCGTTTATTTTGGCGATACCGGGCATGTTCCTTATGGGGGGCGGTCGCCGGAGGAACTGATTCGCTTTGCCGATTCTATTACCGCCTTCCTGATTGAGCAGGGGGTTAAGCTAATACTGGATGCCTGTAACAGTACTTCTTCGGTAGCTTTACCTTATCTACAGGCTCGTTATGAGATACCTATAATCGGCGTGGTGGAAGCGGGAGTTAAAATGGCTCTCCAGGTGACCAGAAACGGGAAGATAGGTATCATTGCTACCGAGGCGACCATTAAGAGTGGCGTGCACCGGCGGCTTATTTTAGAACGGGAACCTAAGGCAGAAGTTTTCGGTCAGGCCTGCCCGCTTTTTGTTCCTCTGGTGGAAGCAGGCAATGTAGATGGACCGGAAACGCGACGAGTTGCTGCTGAATATCTTTTTCCTCTTAAGCAAGCAGGTGTCGATACCTTGATTTTCGGCTGTACTCACTATCCTTACCTGGCTCCTGTGGTGCAGGAGATCATGGGGAAGGAAGTTGCCCTGGTAGATCCGGCGGTGGAGACAGTGCGACAGGCTAAAGAGATTTTGATTCGAATGAATAAACTTAGTGAAGGGATTAAGCCGGGTTTTAATCACACATTTTATGTGAGCGGCTCGCCGGAACAATTTAAACGTGTTGCCCGACAGCTTACAGGTCTCGGTTTAATAGAAGAGGTAAAACAGGTAATTTTGGACTGATCAAGTAATTTTTAAAAGGGAAAAATTTTGAGGCGGACAGCCCCTGGGGGGGAAGATCTTGATGCGTAAAATAGGAATTACTACTACCGTACCGGTAGAGGTTATCTATGCAGCTGGGTGTATTCCCGTTGATATCAACAACATTTTCATTACCGGGGAACATCCTCAACAGAAGGTGGAAGCGGCAGAAATAGCCGGATATCCGCGAAATGTTTGTGGCTGGATTAAAGGTCTGTATACCACTATACTGGAAGAAAAAGATATTCGGGAAGTTATTGCCGTTACTCAGGGAGACTGTACCAATACCCATGCTCTAATGGAAACGCTGGAACTCCAGGGTGTAAAGACTATACCTTTTGCCTTCCCTTTTGACCGGGATAAGGACCTGTTGCGGCTTCAGATTGAAAAGCTGATGGCATATTTTGAAGTTGACTGGGAGCAGGTTTTAATTGTTAAGAAGAGGTTGGACGCAATCAGAAAAAAAGTATGGGAGATTGACCGCCTTACTTGGGAAGAAAACCGTGTCTCCGGCTTCGACAACCACCTATTCCAAGTTAACTGCAGTGACTTTAAGGGTGAACCGGAAAGTTTTGACCGGGAAATCAGCCAGTTTTTAGAAAGGGCTTGCCACGCCCCCGAGCTGAAACAAGACGTTCGTCTGGGATTTATCGGAGTACCTCCCATAATTTCCGGATTGTACCATTACCTGGAGAGTATCGGTGCCCGGGTAGTTTTCAACGAAATCCAACGGCAATTTACCATGCCTTTTGAAACCGATGATCTGGTGGAACAGTACCGGCTTTATACTTACCCCTACCATGTGCTCAATCGTATAGAAGATATCAAGCGGGAGATCAAGCGGCGTAACCTGGACGGTCTCATTCATTATACCCAAAGTTTTTGTTTCCGGCAGATTGAAGACTTAATTTTCCGGCAGGAGTTAGATGTGCCTATCTTGACGCTGGAGGGCGACAAACCGGCCCAGCTTGATGCGCGAAGCAAGATGCGAATTGATGCTTTTGTAGAAATGTTGAGGTGGAACAAATGATCTGTGGTCTTGATTTAGGAAGCCGCAACGTGAAAATTGCCCTCATGGAAGGTAACGAGTTAAAAGGTACTTATATTTATGATACCATGCAATTTTATCGCGCTTATGCTCGTAAACAGGAAGGGAAACTGGTGGTTGATTTTAAACGCCTAGGTCTTCCTCCTGCGGAGAAGGTTGTGTCTACCGGTTACGGGCGTCTGACGGTAGAGGTGGCGGGAGCTGCGGTTATACCGGAAATTAAGGCTCATGTCTTGGGAGCAGTTTACCAAACAGGAAGGAAAGATTTTACTCTAATTGATCTTGGTGGGCAAGACAGCAAGGTAATTCAAGTGAAAAACGGGAAGGTAGCTGACTTTATGACGAATGACAAATGTGCGGCCAGTTCCGGGCGTTATCTGGAAAACATGGCCGCCGTGTTAGGTATCGACTTAGAGGAACTTAGCAAACATTATGAGAGACCGGTGGAACTTAATTCTACCTGTGCGGTTTTTGGGGAAACGGAACTGATCGGTAAAATAGTGGAGGGATATTCCATTCCATCTTTAGCTGCCGGGGTTAATTATACTATTTTTAAAAGGATTCTTCCTATGGTCAAAAAAATGGGTAACAAAGTAATTGTTTTTACCGGTGGGGTTGCATATAACGAAGCTCTAAAAAACATAATGGAAAAAGAACTCAATGTTGAAGTTTTGGTGCCCGCTCTGCCCCAGTTCAACGGAGCCCTGGGCTGCTGTATCTACGGGGGTGAAAGCTGATGGAGTTAAGAGTTTTGGGCTGTTGGTCACCTTATCCGCGGGCCGGAGGGTCGTGTTCCGGCTATTTGATTTCTGAAGGGGAGACCCATATTTTAGTGGATTTTGGAAGCGGGTGTTTTTCCCGCCTGCAGCGTTACTTTGATTTTCGCAGGCTTCAGGCGGTAGTAATTTCTCACCTGCACCCCGATCATTTTTTAGATGTTTTTACCCTGCGTTATGCTCTGCGGGCTAGTTTATGGAATGGATCCCGTCAAGAGAAACTCCCTCTTTACCTGCCTGGTGAACCGGCGGTCGAAATAGAGAGATTGGTTCAATACCGGGAAGAATTTGACCTACATATAATGGAGGAGTGTTCCGGACTAGCTATAAACATAGGGGATTTGCGCCTTCAGTTGTGCAAGACGGAACACCCGGTAACCACCTTTGCCGTACGAATAGAAGGGGCATCGACTTTAGTTTATTCTGCTGATACGGCCTGGGACCCGGACATTATAAAACTGGCTGAAGGTGCTGACTTATTCTTGTGTGAGGCTAGTGTTCTGGAGAAGGACAAGGAATATGTGAGCAAGGCAGGTCACCTGACGGCCCATCAAGCTGGAACTATAGCTCGAGAGGCCGGGGTCAAACGTTTAGTGATCACTCACTTTTTCCCTGAATATGATTTAAAAACTTTACGTTTAGAGGCTGAAGAAGGATTTAACGGGCCTGTCGAATTGGCCCAGGAGGGGCTTCGTTATATCTTTTAATTTTCGGGCGAGTTTAAGGGCCGCCAAAATCGTTAAGAAGGGAAATAAGTTGTTTACAGAGAACTAATGTTTACGGGAGTTAGGGAGGGAAGTCGGGTGGAAAGGTTAGATGGAAGAAAGCCGGATGAGTTGCGCCCGGTCAAAATAACAAGAAATTATATTAAATACCCGGAGGGGTCTGTTTTTATTGAAACGGGTGACACCAAAGTTATCTGTAACGCATCCATAGAAGACAAGGTTCCGGGATGGTTGAAGGGACAGGGGATGGGCTGGGTAACGGCAGAATATTCCCTGCTGCCCCGGGCTACCGGAGTAAGAACGGTACGGGAGGCGACGAAAGGCAGGATTGGTGGACGTACTCATGAGATCCAGCGGTTAATAGGAAGGTCTTTACGTTCGGTGGTGGACCTTGCCGCCCTGGGGGAGAGAACTATCTGGCTGGATTGCGATGTTATTCAGGCGGATGGCGGTACTCGTACGGCGGCTATAACGGGAAGCTTTGTAGCCTTAGTGGATGCGCTTAACAAGCTGGTGGAAGACGGGGTAATTGAACAGCTTCCTTTACTCGATTTTGTAGCGGCAGTCAGTGCCGGCAAGGTAGAAGATAAAATACTTTTGGATCTTTGTTATGAAGAAGATGCTAAAGCACAAGTAGATATGAATGTGGTGATGACCGGAGGAGGCAAGTTTGTAGAAATTCAGGGAACAGCGGAGGCGTATCCCTTTGCTCGGGAAGAATTAAACCAATTGTTGGAATTTGCCCAGAAAGGTATCGCGCAGCTTATTGAAGTTCAGCGTCAAGCTTTAGGAGAATTGGCAGATAAAATAGGACGGGTGACCAAATGCCAGAAGCCAGACCCAACCGGACAAGTATAGTTATTGCCAGCAAAAATGAAGGAAAGCTGCGCGAATTTAAGGAGCTCATGAGTGACTTGCCGGTGGAAATTTTATCATTAAAAGATTTTTCTCACCTACCGCCCATTGAAGAAAGCGGCCAAACTTTTGAGGAGAATGCTCTTATTAAAGCGAGAGCAGTGGCCCAAAAGACTGGGCTAATAGCTATGGCTGATGATTCTGGTCTGGAGGTAGATTATCTGCGGGGCGAACCGGGCGTTCGTTCCGCTCGCTTTGCCGGTGAACCGGCAGATGACGCCCGGAATATTGAAAAACTTCTTTCTCTTCTGGAGGGAGTGCCGCTTAGCGACAGGACCGCTCGTTTTCGTTGCGTAATTGCCATCGTAACTGCCCGGGGCACTGAGTATGTTACCGAGGGTGTATGTGAAGGTTTAATTGCATTAAGCCCGGAGGGCGATAAAGGATTTGGATATGATCCCGTATTTTATCTTCCTCAATATGGTAAGACCATGGCTCAGTTAGATTTAAAAACTAAAAACCTGATTAGTCACCGCGCCAAAGCCTTTCGTCAGGCTGCAGAAATTATTTGTAAACTTTTGTAGTTGAGAGTTTTTTAAAACGGTATATGGGGGTAATTCCGCTGAGAATAGGCCTTTTGAGTGATACCCATCAAGATATGAAGAACAGCAGGCTGGCTGTAACCTGTATGGGTAGCGTTGATTTATTGCTGCACGCTGGAGATCATTATAGTGATGCGCTTGTTTTGGCAAAGGAATTGAATCTCGAGGTCAAAGCCGTGACCGGAAACTGTGATTTTGCAGATGAAATATTAGAGCAAGTTTTTGAATTGAAAGGGAAAAAGTTTTTACTCACTCACGGTCACCTTTATGGTGTGAAAACGGGATACCAGCGGCTTTACTACCGGGCTAAAGAATTGAAAGTGGATGTAGTAGTGTTTGGACATACCCATATTCCTGAAAACCGGGTAGTAGATGATATCCTTTTAGTAAATCCGGGAAGTATCAGCCGGCCTCGTGTGACAAGGGAAGGGACTTTTGGGATTATGGAGTACAAGGGCAGAGAATGGGCGGTACATATTAAGAAATTAAGCAGGAAAGAGTAATAAGGTAGAGATTAAGTAACTCTTGACATAGGCGGTGGAGCGTTGTAATATGTAGGTACGAAAAACGTGTATTTGCCCATTAAAGTGGTTAAAATTACTTTTGACGAGAAGAATATTTTATGGTATATTAAAACTTGTCGGTGTTTTTAGAAGAACATAAGCGGGTGTAGCTCAGTGGTAGAGCCCTGGCCTTCCAAGCCAGTTGCGTGGGTTCGATTCCCATCACCCGCTCCATATTCAATTTATGTGGGCGCCTGTAGCTCAGCTGGACAGAGCAACGGACTTCTAATCCGTGGGTCGCAGGTTCGAATCCTGCCAGGCGTGCCATAAATGTTCTGGTGAATAATGGTAGAATTTATAAGAATATAATATACTGCGGTGGGTGTAGCTCAGTCGGCTAGAGCACCAGATTGTGGCTCTGGGGGTCGTGGGTTCAAGTCCCATCACCCACCCCACCATCAGTAAACAAAAGTCTGAATTCAGAAGTTTGGCGTCTGTTTTCAGACGACTGATACTGGGGCGTAGCCAAGCGGTAAGGCAGCGGACTTTGGATCCGCCATTCGTTGGTTCGAATCCAGCCGCCCCAGCCAGTAATTAACCCCTTCCCGTTTGGGAAGGGGTTAATTTTATTGTTTTTTCGGAGGGTGCAGGATACGAGCTATAGAGCTGTCCCAAAAGATGTAAAACGCACCCGATAAAGGTGACAGTGTTATCGATTTACAGTATAATGAAAAATAGATAAAACCTGCCGGATACAGCAATATCGGTTCTGATACATTATACCAGACATTTCCTTGTATTTTTCATGCTTTCACTCTATAAAACCGGGTCTGGAGGAATACTTAATGGCAAATCCGACAAAGCGACCTGGCCTCAAACTGTTAGCCTGGCAGATGCTTATCTTCCTCTTTTTGGTCACCGCACCGTCAACTCTGGGGTTACCCAAAAATCTAATCTACGTGGTCCCTGTCCGGGGAACGATCGACAGCGGCCTGGCAAGGTTCATGGAAAGAGCCTTCCTGGAGGCCGAGCAAGCTCAGGCTGCCGCCGTCCTGCTGGAAATAGATACTCCAGGTGGCAGAATTGATGCCGCCCTTAAAATCAGAGACGTTATTGAAGACTCCCCTCTGGAAACCATCGCCTTTGTCACCGGTGGAGCTATTTCCGCCGGATCCCTGGTGGCGTTATCCGCCGACCACCTAATAATGCAACCGGGCGCCACCATTGGCGACGCCGAGCCCCGCATTGGTACCGCCAAGGCTGATGAAAAGGTTATATCCTACTGGGCGGCCCAGTTGGCAGCGGCAGCGGAGAAGCACGGGCGCAACCCACAGGTGGCCGCAGCCATGGCTGATGCGGATATAACCATACCGGGAGTAATCGACCGGGGAAAACTCTTGACTCTTACGGCTACCCGAGCTCGAGAACTGGGCATAGCTGACGCAGTATTACCAGACCGCCAGGCAGTATTAAAGCAATTTAACCTCCAGGATGGACAGCTGGTAGAACTCAACCTCAGCGACGCCGAACGCCTGGCCCGCTGGGTCACCAATCCTCTGGTCAGCACGATATTGTTGACCGTTGGTCTGGCCGGCCTAGTAATCGAAATCTTCACCGTAGGGTTCGGCATACCTGGAACTATTGGTCTGATTTCCCTGGCGCTTTACTTCGGCGGGCATATTCTGGCCGGACTCACCGGTTGGGAGGCAGTAGTCTTACTTATTGTGGGACTGGTCTTGCTGGCAATGGAAATAACTGTCATTCCGGGGTTTGGTTTTGCAGGCCTAGGGGGTATCGCCGCTCTGGCTGCCAGCATCCTTCTGGCAGCCCCTTCTCCTCAACAGGGCCTGCTTTCTTTATTAATAGCATTGGCAGGTACCGTTGTGTTGCTTGTTCTAAGCCTCCGATTTCTGCCTACCCGTCGGGTTTGGAACCGACTAATTCTGGCAACTAAACAGGACAAAACTACGGGATATGTAGCCCCTTCCGCTGAATTATCCAACTACTTGGGTCTGACCGGGCGTTCCGTG
This portion of the Calderihabitans maritimus genome encodes:
- a CDS encoding DUF2179 domain-containing protein, with the translated sequence MTWTLVLGYLLIFLARVTDVTLGTLRMLLLVRGQRLVAAFIGFWEVIIYIFALKAVVGQLDQPFSLFFYALGFATGNMAGSLVEAKLAIGYLTVQVITLSRPIELTMKLREEGFGVTVWEGEGREGKHHILNIILCRKHLAKLLDIINNWDEKAFITVFDNRSIQGGFIRRKGK
- the murI gene encoding glutamate racemase is translated as MSYDHPIGVFDSGVGGLTVFQEILKQLPRERVVYFGDTGHVPYGGRSPEELIRFADSITAFLIEQGVKLILDACNSTSSVALPYLQARYEIPIIGVVEAGVKMALQVTRNGKIGIIATEATIKSGVHRRLILEREPKAEVFGQACPLFVPLVEAGNVDGPETRRVAAEYLFPLKQAGVDTLIFGCTHYPYLAPVVQEIMGKEVALVDPAVETVRQAKEILIRMNKLSEGIKPGFNHTFYVSGSPEQFKRVARQLTGLGLIEEVKQVILD
- a CDS encoding 2-hydroxyacyl-CoA dehydratase family protein, with translation MRKIGITTTVPVEVIYAAGCIPVDINNIFITGEHPQQKVEAAEIAGYPRNVCGWIKGLYTTILEEKDIREVIAVTQGDCTNTHALMETLELQGVKTIPFAFPFDRDKDLLRLQIEKLMAYFEVDWEQVLIVKKRLDAIRKKVWEIDRLTWEENRVSGFDNHLFQVNCSDFKGEPESFDREISQFLERACHAPELKQDVRLGFIGVPPIISGLYHYLESIGARVVFNEIQRQFTMPFETDDLVEQYRLYTYPYHVLNRIEDIKREIKRRNLDGLIHYTQSFCFRQIEDLIFRQELDVPILTLEGDKPAQLDARSKMRIDAFVEMLRWNK
- a CDS encoding acyl-CoA dehydratase activase, with product MICGLDLGSRNVKIALMEGNELKGTYIYDTMQFYRAYARKQEGKLVVDFKRLGLPPAEKVVSTGYGRLTVEVAGAAVIPEIKAHVLGAVYQTGRKDFTLIDLGGQDSKVIQVKNGKVADFMTNDKCAASSGRYLENMAAVLGIDLEELSKHYERPVELNSTCAVFGETELIGKIVEGYSIPSLAAGVNYTIFKRILPMVKKMGNKVIVFTGGVAYNEALKNIMEKELNVEVLVPALPQFNGALGCCIYGGES
- a CDS encoding MBL fold metallo-hydrolase, translating into MELRVLGCWSPYPRAGGSCSGYLISEGETHILVDFGSGCFSRLQRYFDFRRLQAVVISHLHPDHFLDVFTLRYALRASLWNGSRQEKLPLYLPGEPAVEIERLVQYREEFDLHIMEECSGLAINIGDLRLQLCKTEHPVTTFAVRIEGASTLVYSADTAWDPDIIKLAEGADLFLCEASVLEKDKEYVSKAGHLTAHQAGTIAREAGVKRLVITHFFPEYDLKTLRLEAEEGFNGPVELAQEGLRYIF
- the rph gene encoding ribonuclease PH, producing the protein MERLDGRKPDELRPVKITRNYIKYPEGSVFIETGDTKVICNASIEDKVPGWLKGQGMGWVTAEYSLLPRATGVRTVREATKGRIGGRTHEIQRLIGRSLRSVVDLAALGERTIWLDCDVIQADGGTRTAAITGSFVALVDALNKLVEDGVIEQLPLLDFVAAVSAGKVEDKILLDLCYEEDAKAQVDMNVVMTGGGKFVEIQGTAEAYPFAREELNQLLEFAQKGIAQLIEVQRQALGELADKIGRVTKCQKPDPTGQV
- a CDS encoding XTP/dITP diphosphatase, translated to MPEARPNRTSIVIASKNEGKLREFKELMSDLPVEILSLKDFSHLPPIEESGQTFEENALIKARAVAQKTGLIAMADDSGLEVDYLRGEPGVRSARFAGEPADDARNIEKLLSLLEGVPLSDRTARFRCVIAIVTARGTEYVTEGVCEGLIALSPEGDKGFGYDPVFYLPQYGKTMAQLDLKTKNLISHRAKAFRQAAEIICKLL
- a CDS encoding metallophosphoesterase, whose product is MGVIPLRIGLLSDTHQDMKNSRLAVTCMGSVDLLLHAGDHYSDALVLAKELNLEVKAVTGNCDFADEILEQVFELKGKKFLLTHGHLYGVKTGYQRLYYRAKELKVDVVVFGHTHIPENRVVDDILLVNPGSISRPRVTREGTFGIMEYKGREWAVHIKKLSRKE
- a CDS encoding NfeD family protein, translated to MANPTKRPGLKLLAWQMLIFLFLVTAPSTLGLPKNLIYVVPVRGTIDSGLARFMERAFLEAEQAQAAAVLLEIDTPGGRIDAALKIRDVIEDSPLETIAFVTGGAISAGSLVALSADHLIMQPGATIGDAEPRIGTAKADEKVISYWAAQLAAAAEKHGRNPQVAAAMADADITIPGVIDRGKLLTLTATRARELGIADAVLPDRQAVLKQFNLQDGQLVELNLSDAERLARWVTNPLVSTILLTVGLAGLVIEIFTVGFGIPGTIGLISLALYFGGHILAGLTGWEAVVLLIVGLVLLAMEITVIPGFGFAGLGGIAALAASILLAAPSPQQGLLSLLIALAGTVVLLVLSLRFLPTRRVWNRLILATKQDKTTGYVAPSAELSNYLGLTGRSVTPLRPAGIMELPDGNRLDVVAEGSFIPPNTTVKVVKVEGSRVIVRPYRE